AAAGGGGGAACGATGACCGACCGACGCAAGGCTTATTCCGTCCTGACGATGAACACCCTCGCGTTCACCGTCTGCTTCGCCTGCTGGATGATCAACGGGGTGCTTGTGACATTCCTCTCGGAGCACCGTGTCTTCCAGTGGAGCGACGCTCAGATCGGCTGGCTGATCGGCATCCCGGTTTTGACCGGTTCGCTCTTCCGGCTGCCGGTTGGAATCCTGACCGACCGCTTTGGCGGCCGGATCGTCTTCGGGATATTGATGCTGATTTCCGCGCTGCCGATGTCGCTTCTAAGCATCGCCAACAGTTACGAGACTTTCCTTCTTGCCAGCCTTGGCTTCGGCGTGGTGGGAGCCTCGTTTGCCGTCGGAATCGCCTACACCTCGGTCTGGTTCCCGCCCGAGAAGCAGGGCACCGCGCTCGGTATCTTCGGCGCCGGCAATGCCGGAGCCGCGCTCACCAGCATGGGCGCGCCGCTGGTCCTGCAATATCTCACGAACGGTGGTGAAAGTCTCGAGGCCTGGCGTCAACTCCCGAGATACTACGCCTTTGCTCTGGTCGCGATGACCGGCCTCTTCTTCCTCTTCACCTACCCCAGAAAGGTCGCGGGAACGCGCGTCCGGACGTTGACGGAACAACTGGCGCCGCTGAAAGTGATGCGGGTCTGGCGGTTTGGACTCTACTACTTCCTGGTGTTCGGTGGATTCGTGGCACTTGCGCAGTGGCTCATTCCCTACTACGTCAGCGTCTATGCCGTCAGCATCGCGACAGCTGGCTTTCTTGCTGCGATCTTCAGCCTTCCCTCAGGCGTTATCCGGGCATTGGGCGGTTGGATGAGCGATCATTGGGGAGCCCGGCGGGTGATGTATTGGGTCCTCGGAAGTTGCCTTGTCGCCTGCGCGCTGCTCGTTGTCCCGCGGATGGACATCGAGTCGCCGGGCCGCAGCGTTGCCGCGCGGATGGGCGGGACCGTAACCGAGGTAACCGAACAGGCCATTTCCGTCGGCGAGCGAACCTATCCATTGAAAGCCTCGTCGGGCAATGTCCAGGCTTCGCTTGACCGGCCCGGAACACTGATCCTGCCGACCTTTGAGTTCTACCAGTTGCCGGTTGTGAAGGAGGGCGACACCGTCAAGCGTAAGCAACTCCTGGCTCGCGGTGTAACCCACATCTACTTCCAAGCCAATATCTGGATCTTCACCTTTCTGGTCTTCGTCGTCGGCTTTATGATGGGGATCGGCAAGGCGGCAGTCTATAAACACATCCCGGCCTACTTCCCGCACGATGTCGGAGTCGTCGGCGGTATCGTCGGGGTCATCGGAGGATTGGGCGGCTTCCTCTGTCCGATCTTCTTCGGTTATATGCTCGAGTGGACCGGCATCTGGACGACCTGCTGGATCTTCTTTACCGCCCTCTCGGTAGTCTGCCTCTGGTGGATGCACCGCGTCATCCGGAGGATGATGCACCGGGAAGTGCCGCAGTTGATGATGCAGCTCGAGCAGGTTCATCCCGCCATCGCCATCGAGAACAATAGCCAGACCGTCGTCCCGGCTCAACCGGCTACAGGAGTTACCCGGTGAAACGTCCGATCGAATGGCGTCCTGAAGACGACCTCTTTTGGCAGCGCACTGGCCGCCGCATAGCCTGGCCCAACCTGATGCTCTCGGTGCCGGGATTGCTCTTCTCGTTTGCGGTCTGGATGGGCTGGTCGGTGATCATCGTCGAGATGCAAAACCTCGGCTTCCCGCTCACCAAGGCGCAACTTTACTCTCTGCCTGCGATTGCCGGACTGGCCGGCGCGACGCTGCGGATACCGAATTCCTTTGCCGTCGCCTTGTGCGGCGGGAAGAACGCCGTCCTGACCGGCGTGGCGCTGCTCTTGATTCCGGCCTTCGGCATCGGCATCGCGCTGCGTGACATCTCCACGCCTTATACGACGCTTGCCGTTCTGGCGGCTCTATCAGGGTTCGGCGGCGGCAACTTCGCATCGTCGATGTCGAACATCAGTTTCTTCTTTCCGAAGCGGCTTCAGGGCACCGCGCTCGGCATCAACGCCGGCGTCGGCAACCTTGGCGTAAGCGTAGCGCAAGTGCTCCTGCCCTTGGTCTTCACATTTTCGCTTTTCGGGACGGTCGCGGGAGCTCCGTTGCCCCTGCCATCGGGCGCCGGGCGCTACTTGCAGAACGGCGGTCTGGTCTGGATCATTCCGCTGCTGGTCATCCTCGTTCTTGGCTTGAAGATCATGACCAATTTGCCGCAGCATCCCTTCGGAAGCGCGCCTAAAGCCATCGGACGAGCGCTCTGGATCAATCTGCTCGGCCTGCTCGCATCTTTCGGTGGAATCTCTCTTATGATCGGTCTGAAAGCGCCGATCGTCGTCGTCCTGGTGGTGACAATCCTGATGGTGCTCGCCGCGTTCCGCTTCCTCTCGCCGCCTCAAATGCGCGAGAGCATCGCCCGGCAGTTTGCCATTTTCCCGCACCAGCACACCTGGACGATGACCTGGCTCTACGTGATGACGTTCGGCTCGTTCATCGGCTACAGTGCGATCTTCCCGAAACTGATCCAGGATGTCTTCGGTCAGTTGCCCGGCGGTGCGCCTAACCCCGATGCGCCGAGTCCCTTTGCCTTTGCCTGGCTCGGGCCGCTGGTTGGGTCTTTGGTGCGGCCGATCGGGGGCTGGCTTTCGGACAAATTGGGTGGAGCGCGGGTAACGCACTGGACGACGGTGGCAATGATAGGATCCGCCGTTGCCGTTGGAGTGCTCGTCCGGCTGGCGAGGCAGGCGCCCCAGCCGCAGGACTACTTCGTGCCCTTTCTGCTGCTCTTCCTCTTCTTGTTCGTAACGACCGGCATCGGCAACGGCTCGACCTTCCGCATGATCCCGCTCATCTTCAAGCCTGAACAGGCCGGGCCGGTGCTCGGTTGGACGTCGGCGGTGGGGGCTTACGGGTCGTTCATCGTTCCGAAGATTTTCGGGTCGCAGATCGAAGCCGGCCAGCCGGACTATGCCTTCTACGGCTTCGCGGTCTATTACCTATCCTGCCTGGCGGTCAACTGGTGGTATTACGCCCGCCGTGGCGCAGCGGTGCCATGTTGAATGAAGTATGCAGATGCGGAATGAGAACTCGATCCAACGCATTCACTTTTATCCCTAAGCCTTAAGCCCCAAGCCAATATGAATAGCCGCATCCTGACTCTGGCGCTGCTTGCTGCGCTGGTCGCCGCGCTGATCCTGCTCGGCGAGCGTGCGACGGTCTTCCGGCTGCCCGGCATCCAGACCAACTACGAGCCGGATCAGCCGGTCAAGTTCAGCCACCGTCTCCACGCCGGCGAGATGAACATCTCCTGCACCTACTGCCATTACGGAGCCAGCCGGAGCCGGCATGCCGGCATTCCGGCGACGAGTGTCTGCATGAACTGCCATAGGTTCGTAACTGCGCCCTGGGGTGCAGTTCTGGCGGAGAACAAGGCTGCCGACAAGGAAGGCCGCCCCCCCGAGTCCCTCGTTTCGCCCGAATTGAAGAAGGTCTATGCCGCATTTGGACTTGCCGCTCCAAATCAGCCCGACAGCGCTCTTTCCCGGGAGTCTATCGTCTGGAGTAAGGTGCATAACCTCCCCGACTTCGTGTGGTTCGACCACCGGCCGCATGTTGCCGCCGGCGTCCTCTGCCAGACCTGTCACGGGCCGGTCGAGACGATGGAGCGCGTCCGGCAGACGAACCGCCTCAATATGGGCTGGTGCGTCAACTGCCATCGCCAGGCTAACGTCGAGGGAGTGCTCGGCAAGACGGTCAACGCCCCGACCGACTGTTCAGCCTGCCACTTCTAAAGGATGAAGGATAAAGGATGAGGGATGAAGTGAAGTCAATCTCCGGTGTCTCCCCGACTTATCGGGGGGATGCCGCTCTCCGGCGCTCGCTGCCGGAGTTCGATCTGCCTCCTGGAGCCGCCGACACCCGGCCCGATAATGTCTCGCGCCGCGACTTTCTGCGCTTGACCGGGTTCACTGCCGCCAGTGCCGTCCTCTGGCAGGCTTGTGCTCGTCCGCCGGTCGAGAAGGCGATCCCGCACCTCATCCCGGTCGAGGAAGCCGTCCTTGGCGAATCGACCTGGCAATCCGGTCTCTGCGGAGCCTGCAGCGCCGGTTGCGGACTGAGGGTCAAACTGCGCGACGGCCGGCCGGTGATGCTCGAAGGCAATTCGGTCTATTTCGAGTCGAACGGCGGCCTCTGCCCGGCCGGCCAAGCCTCGCTGATCGGACTTTACGATAGCCACCGACTCGGCATGCCGCTCGCACAGGGGCGTCCCACCACACCAACCGATGCCAAAGCCTCACTGAACCACCACTGGACGCGGCTGCGGGCATCGGGTGGAGGGGTTCGGCTACTGACCGGCGATATCGCGAGTCCGACCGCGCTAAGCCTTATCGATAAGTTCCTCAAGTCATTCGCCGACGGCCGAATGGCGCAACTGTCGTCTCCGCCGATTGCCGATATCCGAAACGCCCATCGCCGTACGCACGGGAGAGCATCCGTGCCGGACTACCGGTTTGACCGCGCGGAGATGATCGTCTCCTTCGGTGCCGACTTCCTCGGCAGTTTCCTGTCACCGGTCAGGTTCGCTGCGGATTACGCTGCACGGCGCGATCCCGACCGGGCTGACCCGCCTGCCATGAGCCGCCATGTCCAGTTCGAGTCGCTCCTAACCATCACCGGCGCCAAAGCCGACGAACGCTATCCCCTCTCGCCCGATCAGATCCACCTGACGCTGTTGAATCTTGCCAGAGACGTGGCGAGTCTCGCTGGTGACGCCTTCCCCCTGCCTAACCTACCTGAGCCGCCGGTCGATCCTGCCTTGGTGCAGCGACTGGCGAAGGAACTGGTGGAATACCGGGGACGTTCGCTGGTGCTCTGCGGACAGTCGGATGTTAGCACGCAAGTATGTTGCAACTACATCAACACTCTGCTGGATAACTACGGCGGGACCATTCGGCTGCGCGAGCAGCCGGAAGCCGTGGTAGTTGAGACAGCATTAGCGACTCTGATCGAGGAGATGGAGAGTGGTGCAGTAGCAGCGCTGATCGTGGTCGGGACGAATCCAGTCGCCGAATTGCCCGGCCGGGACCGCATCGTCGCGGCTTTAAAGAAGGTGCCGCTTGTAGTGCAGATCGCTGCCCATTCCGACGAGACGACACCTTACGCGACCTACGTCCTACCCGAAAGCCACTTCCTCGAGACCTGGAGCGATACCGCACCTTCCGCCGATACCTATGCCATTGGCCGGCCGGCGGTCAAGCCCTGGGGCGAGAGCCACTCGCTCATCGAATACCTCTCTTCCTGGGTCGACGGCACCGGAGAAGGCAAGGAGATTCTGAGGCGCCGATTCCAGTCCAATGTCCTTCCACACTTGACTGGGATGTTATCGGCTGACGCTGCTTGGGAGGATCTGGTTGGCAGGGGATGCGTTCGATTGGACCAAACGAAAGTGAATGGCACTTCCCCCGTCTTCGACCGATCGGCACTGACGGATCTCATCCTCCCCGATTCCATCGCTCTCGCACAAGAGAAGGCCGAGCACTTTGATCCGCCGCAACTCGCCCTCTACGAGGCGCCGCATTTTCGGGGATGGGGCGCGGCTTCGAATCCCTATCTCTACGAATTGCCCGACCCGATCAGCAAAGTAACCTGGGACAATGTCGCGCTCATCGGGCCGAAATTTGCCACGACCCACTCACTAAGGAACGGCGATCTCCTCGCAATTTCCCCGGCAGAACACCGCGCTGAGCCGATCGCGATCGAAATCCCTTGCTTTGTCCTGCCGGGAATGGCGGAGGGCGTCGTGGCTGTTGCGCTCCATTACGGAAGCGAGGCGTCGCGCCGGTTTGCCAAAGTTGGCCCGCAATGGCTATTCGGTAAGGATTCGACCGGCCCCGACGGTAGGGTCGGGGTCAACGCCGCCCCGCTTCTTGGGTGGAAGGGGGGAGACCTCTCATATGAAGGCCGCCGCGTCGGAATTCGCCCCGTTGGCAGGCGCATCGCGCTCGCCTGCACTCAGGAACATTTCGACCTCGCCGAGCGGGAGAATGATCTTCCCGCCGGAACGCACTTGCCAGAGATCGTCATTTCGGGAACGCTTGACGCCTATCGTGCCGACCCGGCGAGCCTCGTCGGTCATCCTTCGCACGAGGGCTACGACCTCTGGCCGGACGATCACCCGACTCCGGTTCACCGCTGGGGTATGGCCATCGACCTTAACAAGTGCACCGGCTGCTCGGCCTGCATCGTCGGTTGCAACATCGAGAACAACATCCCGATCGTCGGCCGGGACGAAGTCCGCCGCAACCGCGAAATGCACTGGCTCCGCATCGACCGCTACTATCGTTCTGACGGTCGGGATAGCCAGCCCAATAGTCCCGACGTCGTTTTTATGCCGGTGATGTGCCAGCAATGCGCCCATGCTCCCTGCGAGACGGTCTGCCCGGTGCTGGCGACGACGCATAGTTCCGAAGGCCTTAACCAGCAAACCTATAACCGCTGCGTCGGGACGCGATACTGCGCCAACAACTGCCCCTATAAGACCCGCCGGTTCAATTGGTTCGACTATCCGCAGATGTGGGAGAAGGAATCGGTCGATGAATCGGGGAGCCGTCAATCAACAGAGCGCGAGAGATTGCTGCTCAATCCCGATGTTACCGTCCGGTCACGGGGTGTGATGGAAAAGTGCACATTCTGCATTCAACGCATCATGGACGCCAAAGCCCGTGCCAAGTCTGCCGGGCAGCCTGTCAAGGAGGGTGACATTCAACCGGCATGCGCCGGGTCCTGTCCGGCCAGAGCCATTGTCTTCGGCGATCTGAACGACCCGGCGAGTGCCGTCTCACTTCTTTGGAAGCGTCAGCGCGCCTATCACCTCTTGGAGGAGTTGAACGTGCGGCCATCGGTCGCCTATCTCGCCGAGGTGCGCAACCGTGAGGGCGGCGCGCCCGCCGGAGATTTCCACCACTCCACCGGAGACTCACATCATGGCTGATCTAACCCTCGGCGGCCCGGCGCTTCAGCACCTTCCGGCTCCGCAGCCGGCGCCGCTGGTAGCCGGCAATAAGAGCCTGAGCGATGTCACGCGCGAGGTCGCCGGCGTTCTCGAGAAACGTCCCGGCGGACTCTGGTGGACGGGATTCAGCCTCTCCCTCGCGGCGCTTATGGTTGGCGCTGCTGCCGTGGTCTATCTAATGGCGACCGGCATCGGTGTCTGGGGCCTTAACAACACCGTCGGCTGGGCTTTCGACATCACCAACTTCGTCTTCTGGATCGGGATCGGCCATGCCGGGACCTTGATCTCCGCGGTGCTCTTTCTCTTGCGTCAAAAGTGGCGCACTTCGGTCAACCGCGCGGCCGAGGCGATGACCATCTTCGCCGTCATCTGCGCCGCGCTATTCCCGCTGATGCATATGGGGCGTCCCTGGCTCTTCTTCTGGTCGATGCCTTACCCCAACTTTCGCGGACCGCTCTGGGTCAACTTCCGGTCGCCCCTCATTTGGGACTTCTTCGCCATCAGCACTTACTTCACGATCTCACTCCTCTTCTGGTATATCGGGATGATTCCCGACCTGGCGGCGATACGGGACCGGACGAAGAGCCGCCTCCGACGCTGGCTGACCGGCCTCATGAGCCTGGGCTGGAACGGCTCGGTGCGCACCTGGCAGCGTTACGAAACGGTCTATCTCCTCCTGGCCGGACTGGCCACGCCGCTCGTCGTCTCGGTGCACACCATCGTCAGTTGGGACTTTGCGACATCGGTGATCCCGGGCTGGCACACGACGATCTTTCCGCCCTATTTCGT
This DNA window, taken from Calditrichota bacterium, encodes the following:
- a CDS encoding NarK/NasA family nitrate transporter, with the translated sequence MTDRRKAYSVLTMNTLAFTVCFACWMINGVLVTFLSEHRVFQWSDAQIGWLIGIPVLTGSLFRLPVGILTDRFGGRIVFGILMLISALPMSLLSIANSYETFLLASLGFGVVGASFAVGIAYTSVWFPPEKQGTALGIFGAGNAGAALTSMGAPLVLQYLTNGGESLEAWRQLPRYYAFALVAMTGLFFLFTYPRKVAGTRVRTLTEQLAPLKVMRVWRFGLYYFLVFGGFVALAQWLIPYYVSVYAVSIATAGFLAAIFSLPSGVIRALGGWMSDHWGARRVMYWVLGSCLVACALLVVPRMDIESPGRSVAARMGGTVTEVTEQAISVGERTYPLKASSGNVQASLDRPGTLILPTFEFYQLPVVKEGDTVKRKQLLARGVTHIYFQANIWIFTFLVFVVGFMMGIGKAAVYKHIPAYFPHDVGVVGGIVGVIGGLGGFLCPIFFGYMLEWTGIWTTCWIFFTALSVVCLWWMHRVIRRMMHREVPQLMMQLEQVHPAIAIENNSQTVVPAQPATGVTR
- a CDS encoding 4Fe-4S dicluster domain-containing protein, which encodes MRDEVKSISGVSPTYRGDAALRRSLPEFDLPPGAADTRPDNVSRRDFLRLTGFTAASAVLWQACARPPVEKAIPHLIPVEEAVLGESTWQSGLCGACSAGCGLRVKLRDGRPVMLEGNSVYFESNGGLCPAGQASLIGLYDSHRLGMPLAQGRPTTPTDAKASLNHHWTRLRASGGGVRLLTGDIASPTALSLIDKFLKSFADGRMAQLSSPPIADIRNAHRRTHGRASVPDYRFDRAEMIVSFGADFLGSFLSPVRFAADYAARRDPDRADPPAMSRHVQFESLLTITGAKADERYPLSPDQIHLTLLNLARDVASLAGDAFPLPNLPEPPVDPALVQRLAKELVEYRGRSLVLCGQSDVSTQVCCNYINTLLDNYGGTIRLREQPEAVVVETALATLIEEMESGAVAALIVVGTNPVAELPGRDRIVAALKKVPLVVQIAAHSDETTPYATYVLPESHFLETWSDTAPSADTYAIGRPAVKPWGESHSLIEYLSSWVDGTGEGKEILRRRFQSNVLPHLTGMLSADAAWEDLVGRGCVRLDQTKVNGTSPVFDRSALTDLILPDSIALAQEKAEHFDPPQLALYEAPHFRGWGAASNPYLYELPDPISKVTWDNVALIGPKFATTHSLRNGDLLAISPAEHRAEPIAIEIPCFVLPGMAEGVVAVALHYGSEASRRFAKVGPQWLFGKDSTGPDGRVGVNAAPLLGWKGGDLSYEGRRVGIRPVGRRIALACTQEHFDLAERENDLPAGTHLPEIVISGTLDAYRADPASLVGHPSHEGYDLWPDDHPTPVHRWGMAIDLNKCTGCSACIVGCNIENNIPIVGRDEVRRNREMHWLRIDRYYRSDGRDSQPNSPDVVFMPVMCQQCAHAPCETVCPVLATTHSSEGLNQQTYNRCVGTRYCANNCPYKTRRFNWFDYPQMWEKESVDESGSRQSTERERLLLNPDVTVRSRGVMEKCTFCIQRIMDAKARAKSAGQPVKEGDIQPACAGSCPARAIVFGDLNDPASAVSLLWKRQRAYHLLEELNVRPSVAYLAEVRNREGGAPAGDFHHSTGDSHHG
- a CDS encoding hydrogenase, producing MADLTLGGPALQHLPAPQPAPLVAGNKSLSDVTREVAGVLEKRPGGLWWTGFSLSLAALMVGAAAVVYLMATGIGVWGLNNTVGWAFDITNFVFWIGIGHAGTLISAVLFLLRQKWRTSVNRAAEAMTIFAVICAALFPLMHMGRPWLFFWSMPYPNFRGPLWVNFRSPLIWDFFAISTYFTISLLFWYIGMIPDLAAIRDRTKSRLRRWLTGLMSLGWNGSVRTWQRYETVYLLLAGLATPLVVSVHTIVSWDFATSVIPGWHTTIFPPYFVAGAIFSGMAMVLTLMLVARATMHLEDYITLRHVDVMCKILLTTGSLVGLAYITEFFTALYSGNPYEQYAFLNRATGPFAWAYWIMFSCNVIFPQLLWIPALRRNLLFVFVISLVVNVGMWFERFVIIVTSLTRDYLPSSWGTFVPTPVDYAIMVGSFGLFFTLFLLFCRLLPMISMSEIKGVMGTKK
- a CDS encoding NarK/NasA family nitrate transporter translates to MKRPIEWRPEDDLFWQRTGRRIAWPNLMLSVPGLLFSFAVWMGWSVIIVEMQNLGFPLTKAQLYSLPAIAGLAGATLRIPNSFAVALCGGKNAVLTGVALLLIPAFGIGIALRDISTPYTTLAVLAALSGFGGGNFASSMSNISFFFPKRLQGTALGINAGVGNLGVSVAQVLLPLVFTFSLFGTVAGAPLPLPSGAGRYLQNGGLVWIIPLLVILVLGLKIMTNLPQHPFGSAPKAIGRALWINLLGLLASFGGISLMIGLKAPIVVVLVVTILMVLAAFRFLSPPQMRESIARQFAIFPHQHTWTMTWLYVMTFGSFIGYSAIFPKLIQDVFGQLPGGAPNPDAPSPFAFAWLGPLVGSLVRPIGGWLSDKLGGARVTHWTTVAMIGSAVAVGVLVRLARQAPQPQDYFVPFLLLFLFLFVTTGIGNGSTFRMIPLIFKPEQAGPVLGWTSAVGAYGSFIVPKIFGSQIEAGQPDYAFYGFAVYYLSCLAVNWWYYARRGAAVPC